A genomic region of Eucalyptus grandis isolate ANBG69807.140 chromosome 5, ASM1654582v1, whole genome shotgun sequence contains the following coding sequences:
- the LOC104444951 gene encoding disease resistance protein RPV1 translates to MSHLDNLRDESELIQEIVNKISTYLDRPLHVAKHPIGIYSRVTELKSMLKLESNDGVPMVGLWGQGGIGKTCLAKAFYNALFRKFEGACFLANVRETSKDSRGLVTLQETILNDILLPQQRLEVSNVDVGSNLIQRRLGRKKVLLILDDVDALCHLNALAGKGKWFGNGSRIIVTTRDKQLLTCHRIDQDHVYKVEALSNSEAHELLSKHAFQTHQIRTDLVDGALKYAKGLPLALEVLGSSLCDTTEDVWESTIKKLSRNPDKDINNVLKVSFDGLDENEKEIFLHIACFFKGWAREHTKKVLDSCDLETIVGFDILIKRSLISIEGGILQMHDLIQAMGMDIVNRECRDDPGRCSKLWLYDDVVDVLSRDMGDCAVKAIVLALPKPTEMRINPDDFTKLRRLRLLILHNVHSSFQGPICLPSELRWFEWPGCAHENPKFSASPKKLVGLNMSKGNITEVLKQFKAFQNLKYINFSHCELMVCTPDLSCTPNLEELDFSNCKNLVEAHESIAYLDKLQVP, encoded by the exons ATGAGTCACTTGGATAACTTAAG GGATGAGTCAGAGCTTATACAAGAAATTGTGAACAAGATCTCCACTTACCTAGACCGTCCTTTACATGTTGCTAAGCATCCGATTGGCATATATTCCCGAGTCACTGAGTTGAAATCAATGTTAAAACTTGAGTCTAATGATGGTGTCCCTATGGTGGGATTATGGGGACAGGGAGGTATAGGGAAGACATGTttagcaaaagctttttacaaTGCTCTGTTCAGAAAATTTGAGGGTGCATGTTTTCTAGCAAATGTTAGAGAAACTTCAAAAGATAGCAGGGGTTTGGTTACTTTGCAAGAAACAATACTAAACGATATATTATTACCGCAACAAAGATTAGAGGTGTCCAATGTGGATGTAGGTAGTAATCTAATACAACGTAGACTTGGTCGCAAAAAAGTTCTCTTGatccttgatgatgtggatgccTTGTGCCATTTGAATGCTTTAGCAGGAAAAGGCAAGTGGTTTGGTAATGGAAGTAGGATCATCGTTACTACAAGAGATAAACAATTGCTAACTTGTCACCGGATAGATCAAGATCATGTATATAAAGTTGAAGCACTAAGTAACAGTGAAGCTCATGAGCTGCTTAGTAAGCATGCTTTTCAAACACACCAAATCAGAACAGATCTAGTGGATGGTGCTCTGAAATATGCTAAAGGccttcctttagcacttgaAGTGTTGGGTTCCTCATTATGTGATACAACAGAAGATGTATGGGAAAGTACAATAAAGAAACTTTCTAGGAATCCCGACAAAGACATTAATAATGTGCTCAAAGTGAGTTTTGATGGATTagatgaaaatgagaaagaaatcttTCTCCACATTGCATGCTTCTTTAAGGGGTGGGCAAGAGAGCATACAAAGAAAGTTCTTGATAGTTGCGATCTTGAGACAATTGTGGGATTTGATATTCTCATTAAGAGGTCCTTGATAAGCATTGAGGGTGGAATCCtacaaatgcatgacttgattcaagCGATGGGTATGGATATTGTGAACCGAGAATGTAGAGATGATCCTGGAAGATGCAGCAAACTATGGTTGTATGATGATGTCGTTGATGTTCTGTCACGTGACATG GGAGATTGTGCTGTAAAAGCCATAGTGTTGGCACTACCTAAGCCAACAGAGATGCGTATCAATCCcgatgattttacaaaattgagAAGGCTTAGATTGCTCATCTTGCACAACGTGCATAGTTCCTTTCAAGGTCCTATATGTCTTCCTAGTGAGCTTAGATGGTTTGAATGGCCTGGATGTGCTCATGAGAATCCAAAATTTTCAGCTAGTCCAAAGAAATTAGTGGGACTTAATATGAGTAAAGGCAATATCACAGAAGTTCTAAAACAATTTAAG gccttccaaaatttgaagtacATTAATTTCAGTCACTGCGAGTTGATGGTTTGCACGCCAGACCTCTCGTGTACTCCAAATCTCGAGGAATTAGATTTTAGtaattgcaaaaacttggtaGAAGCCCATGAGTCCATCGCATATCTTGACAAGTTGCAG GTTCCCTGA